GGAGGGCAGCATAGGTATCGAACTCCTGACCATCATAAGGGCATTTGAACTTGGCAGTAGCGGTAGTAACCGTAACCGTCTTGGTTACTTCTTCTGCGTCTCCCTTGCAGGCTGCCAGAATGAACGAAGAACCGACAGCGGTTCCGCCGACTACGATTCCGGCGTTCTTCAAAAACTGCCTTCTGGAGATTTGTTTGGTCTCCTCTTTTTCGGACATATTTGTCTTAATCGACCTCCTAATAAATTAACCTTTTGGTCTGGAAAAAGAAGCTTTCTTTAAAAGAATCTGTTTTGTTTTTAGCGCCACCTCCTTTAATAATCTGTTTGAAAAACCCTTTGCTATAATATTACAGTAGTGCGGGGTTTACTGTGGTATCATACGTTACCGTTGACAGAGCGAGATCCCGGTTTATTGAAACGGCTACCGTTAACCTCTTCCCAGAGTTCAATCATCTGGCAGATAAATCCATCATAGCACTGTCCGGGAGCGCGATTTTTATCCAGCTTGCTCTTGGTACTGAGTTTAATGCCGAGGGTAGCCCTGTTAGGCATGCGTTTAGCCTTCTCGTTTGATTCTGTATTCATGCGGAATAATCCCAATAGTTATAACGTTGTATAAAATGGTTTCGTTAACTATATAACATTTTTGCTTGTGTATGCAAACTCAATATTCCGGTGGTAAATCGGTTGCTCCGCCAGGTGGATAAATTACTCTCAACCAGCAATCTTCAATGATAAGGTATGTCCACTGCATTCCCGATAAAGTTCCAGTGGCCTCTACTACGTACCCCTCTCCTTCTCTGATGTTATTGAGCTGAGAATGGTATTTTACCCGGAATTTAACATTTCCCATTTGGACAAATTTATCAGTGTCTGGTGGTTCACCCAGGAAGCTCATTTTGTGAACTTCTACATATGGGAAAAACAGTTTTTTGCCCCGGTACTTCTCCATGGTTCCGTTGGGATCCGCAACATATTCGTTGTAGAGTTCCAAAGGATCAACCTCGATGGGTACTTCGGCAATTGAAGAAGCTGGTGGAGGGGTTAGCACATTGTGGTTGCACCCCGAAGCTGATACGGAAATGAATAAAAGAGTTATGATAACAGCGAGTGTCGATGTAATTTGGAAAGTTTGTTGGTAAGTGTTCCTTTTAATGCGGCCCGGCATTTTATTCATTTTTTCCTCCTATTGGTTCTGTCACAGGACGAACTGGAGGCATCAACCATGGGTAACCCAATAACAGATATAATTAGTCCACAATATCTAAGGTTATCTAAATTATAATGTTATAATACAATGTAGTCAACGTATTAAATTGGAATCAGAAGTATTATTGCGATAAAATAAACCTATGTCATTTCAAGATAGCCTTGCCTGGCTCACAGAATTTAGAGAACGCTTTGATGAAGACGTGAGGCGGTTAACGGCTAAAGAACCATTATGGCAAAAATGCCGGAACTGCCCCGATGGGCATTGTTGCGGCCATGATATTTATCCGGTCACCGTGAGTCGTATCAATCCGTTTCGGCTTGAAGAATGGTGGCTGATGCTCGAATATGTAAAAAATTACTTTTCGGAAAAAGATAAAAAACAGCTGGTGCGTAATATTCTTTCGAAGCGTCCAGATTGCATTTTCCGCTTCGGTAACCGTTGCAGCGTACATCCGGCTCGTGCCTGGGCGTGCCGCGTCCATCCCTATACTATTTCGTTTCATGCTAATCCAGATTTTTTTCCAATTGGTCAACTTGCGCTTCCTTCATGTCCTGCGCTTGCTTCTTCTTTTGGCATAAAGAAAGAAGAAGTGGTAATTCAAACTCCCAACGTGCTGGCGAGAGAGCCAGAAAGCCGGTTGGTTCAAGTGAAGCTTAAAAAGAGAAGGCCGGTGTGGTTGCTTGATGCTACTGATTATGTGGTTGAATTTGAAAGACATGCACCCGGAGCAGAAAGACCAGGTGAATATTGGGAAGCCTTACTTGCACTTGCTGGAGAAGCCGGGAGTAAAGGCGGCGTAGCATTGCAGCTATATCTGGAGAACACTCAGGGTGTGATACGCTTGCCAAATGGCAATGTAAGATTCTGATTGTTTACCTGACTCTTGTTAAAAAGTGGTTGAATTTAATAGTTATATTAATTGGAAAGAATTGTTTGGTAGTAAAGTTCTGCCGCCCTGTATGAACTCCTTACCAGTGGGGCTGAAGCAATTCCAGAAAAGCCCATTTCTAATGCAGGTTTAGTATAGCTGGAGAACTCTTCAGGCGCTATGTAGTTTATTACCGGATGGTGCTGGCTTGATGGGGACAGGTATTGCCCGAGTGTAATTAGATTGCATTCTGATTCTCGCATTTTTTGCATTGTTGCAAGCACTTCTTCCCTTGTTTCTCCCAGCCCGAGCATTAATCCGGATTTTGTGATAATCTCAGGATTGATAGATTTAATATTGCGAAGTAGTTCAAGTGAGCGTTGGTAATTGGCAAGAGGTCTCACTGTTGAATATAACCTGGGCACTGTTTCAATATTATGATTAACCACAGCTGGTTTGGCATTTACCACTGTTTCCAGAGCGGAAGTGAGACCTTGAAAATCCGGGATGAGTACTTCAATTTTGACATCTGGGGAAGCAAATCGTACTGCTTGGATGGTTTGCGCAAAATGAGATGCTCCGCCATCGGCAAGATCATCGCGTGTGACCGATGTAATCACCACATATTCAAGGCCGAGCCTGTTTACCGCTGCGGCAATTCTTTCCGGCTCATCAGTAGACAATGGAGCCGGCTTTTCCTTTTTGATGGCACAAAACGTGCAGTTCCGGGTGCAAATATCCCCCATTATCATAAAAGTCGCAGTTTTTTTGGCAAAGCATTGGCACATGTTGGGGCAAAGTGCGCTCTGGCACACAGTATTCAGCTTCAATTCTGCCAACACTGACGAAACATCAGCCATTTCATCGATTCTGGGGATTCTTTGTTTGAACCAGTCTGGGAGTCTTTTACCCAAGTATACCTCCCCTGATTTGCGTGTTCGTCAACTTCTCTAGCTTAATACAAAGAATACGCGAGAGATTATCCAAAAAAAGTGGTTTAACGTCGTTCGTATCAATGTTCCTGTTAAGAAGATGGGCTATTGATGTAGCTTCTTTACCTGGTAAACCGCACAGGTTTATAACTTTAAAATCGTCCAGAGGCGGGTTGATGTTAAAAGCAATGCCATGCATGCTGATACCCCTCA
This window of the Dehalococcoidales bacterium genome carries:
- the lipA gene encoding lipoyl synthase, which encodes MGKRLPDWFKQRIPRIDEMADVSSVLAELKLNTVCQSALCPNMCQCFAKKTATFMIMGDICTRNCTFCAIKKEKPAPLSTDEPERIAAAVNRLGLEYVVITSVTRDDLADGGASHFAQTIQAVRFASPDVKIEVLIPDFQGLTSALETVVNAKPAVVNHNIETVPRLYSTVRPLANYQRSLELLRNIKSINPEIITKSGLMLGLGETREEVLATMQKMRESECNLITLGQYLSPSSQHHPVINYIAPEEFSSYTKPALEMGFSGIASAPLVRSSYRAAELYYQTILSN